In Cryptomeria japonica chromosome 10, Sugi_1.0, whole genome shotgun sequence, a genomic segment contains:
- the LOC131076098 gene encoding bidirectional sugar transporter SWEET5 has product MHRFTSILEAKSSSWVAAGNILRVTLFLSPFPTIKSIINEKDTGSFSAFNYICTILNCVLWTFYGVHLDQNNKFLISYVNGVGALLHTGYLTIHYLHAPQKEKARIVLLKVASLMIMGTMIASAIFLVPKSDRVTVVGWACGVLNIVMHAAPLSVLKQVLATNDVRSMPFLVSFFSLLNAAVWLAFSFLHKDAKVTMIPNAVATIFAVIEVLVYLMYCENTTTSVGEYNSEPMGRMEHMTA; this is encoded by the exons atgcaTCGATTCACATCCATTCTAGAAGCCAAATCTTCTTCCTGGGTTGCTGCAGGAAACATTCTTCGCGTCACCTTGTTTCTCTCACCCTT TCCAACAATAAAATCCATTATAAATGAGAAAGACACAGGCTCCTTTTCAGCTTTTAATTACATATGCACAATATTGAACTGTGTGCTCTGGACGTTCTATGGTGTGCATTTAGACCAAAATAATAAGTTCCTCATCAGTTACGTCAATGGTGTTGGTGCACTTCTGCATACTGGCTACCTTACAATTCATTACCTCCATGCCCCTCAGAAAGAAAAG GCTCGGATTGTTCTGCTGAAAGTTGCATCATTGATGATAATGGGTACAATGATTGCAAGTGCAATTTTCCTTGTTCCTAAAAGTGATAGAGTTACAGTAGTTGGATGGGCTTGTGGAGTTCTCAACATAGTCATGCATGCGGCACCTTTATCTGTTCTG AAGCAAGTATTAGCTACGAATGATGTGAGGAGCATGCCATTTCTTGTTTCTTTCTTCAGTCTCCTCAATGCTGCAGTATGGCTGGCTTTCAGTTTCCTTCATAAGGATGCTAAGGTTACTATG ATCCCCAATGCGGTGGCCACTATATTTGCAGTAATTGAAGTGTTGGTGTATTTAATGTACTGTGAAAACACTACAACCTCTGTGGGTGAATATAACAGTGAGCCCATGGGCAGAATGGAGCACATGACAGCTTAA